From Sphingopyxis sp. USTB-05, the proteins below share one genomic window:
- a CDS encoding glutathione S-transferase family protein gives MWQLYQFPLCPFSRKVRLLLGEKGIGYELVRESPWERRDEFIDLNPAGRTPVMVDQSRGQVLMDSMAIAEYFEETVEGKAMINGTAANRAEIRRLTSWFDHDFYYEVTGPLLFERMQKRIVHRQPPDGGALREAMKAANNHLDYVDYLIDHRTWLAGATMSLADLTAAAHISVADYLGGIDWTGHEQTKGWYSGLKSRPSFRPLLAERMEIVTPPKYYEDVDF, from the coding sequence ATGTGGCAACTCTATCAATTCCCGCTCTGTCCCTTTTCGCGCAAGGTTCGCCTTTTGCTGGGCGAAAAGGGCATTGGATATGAATTGGTGCGCGAATCGCCGTGGGAACGCCGCGACGAATTCATCGACCTGAACCCCGCCGGGCGCACTCCGGTAATGGTCGATCAGTCGCGCGGTCAGGTGCTGATGGACAGCATGGCGATCGCCGAATATTTCGAGGAAACGGTCGAGGGCAAGGCGATGATCAACGGCACGGCGGCAAACCGCGCCGAGATCCGCCGGCTGACGTCATGGTTCGATCATGACTTCTATTATGAAGTCACCGGCCCACTACTCTTCGAACGGATGCAGAAGCGTATCGTCCACCGCCAGCCGCCCGATGGCGGCGCGCTGCGCGAGGCGATGAAGGCCGCGAACAACCATCTCGACTATGTCGATTATCTGATCGATCACCGCACCTGGCTCGCAGGCGCGACGATGAGCTTGGCCGACCTGACCGCCGCCGCACATATCTCGGTCGCCGACTATCTGGGCGGGATCGACTGGACCGGGCATGAGCAGACTAAGGGCTGGTATTCGGGCCTGAAATCGCGGCCGAGCTTCCGCCCATTGCTCGCCGAACGGATGGAGATTGTGACGCCGCCGAAATATTATGAGGATGTGGATTTTTGA
- a CDS encoding YdeI family protein — protein sequence MAGLTRDPRVDDYIAKAQPFAQPILTHLRELVHKYAPDAEETLKWGVPHFVLGGQNLAGMAAFKEHATFGFWRDEEVTGSPRDTGAMGSMGRLASLADLPSDKQMADYIGKAAALCAEGRPKRAAPKPKAALDLPADLGAALKVNAAAQGHWDAFSPGKRRDYIEWVIEAKREETRAKRIETIVAQVAEGKDRNWKYKNC from the coding sequence GTGGCCGGGCTGACCCGCGACCCCCGCGTCGACGACTATATCGCGAAGGCGCAGCCCTTTGCGCAGCCGATCCTGACCCATTTGCGCGAACTGGTGCACAAATATGCGCCGGACGCCGAAGAGACGCTGAAATGGGGCGTGCCGCATTTCGTGCTGGGCGGACAGAATCTTGCAGGAATGGCGGCGTTCAAGGAGCATGCGACCTTTGGCTTCTGGCGCGACGAGGAGGTGACTGGATCGCCGCGCGATACCGGCGCGATGGGGAGCATGGGACGGTTGGCGTCGCTCGCCGACCTGCCATCCGACAAGCAGATGGCGGATTATATAGGAAAGGCGGCTGCGCTGTGTGCCGAGGGCAGGCCCAAGCGCGCGGCACCAAAGCCCAAGGCGGCGCTCGATCTGCCCGCCGACCTGGGAGCGGCGCTGAAGGTCAATGCCGCTGCGCAAGGTCATTGGGACGCCTTTTCGCCCGGCAAGCGGCGCGACTATATCGAATGGGTGATCGAGGCGAAGCGCGAGGAAACGCGGGCCAAGCGGATCGAAACAATCGTTGCGCAGGTGGCTGAAGGCAAGGACCGGAACTGGAAATACAAGAACTGCTGA
- the ubiG gene encoding bifunctional 2-polyprenyl-6-hydroxyphenol methylase/3-demethylubiquinol 3-O-methyltransferase UbiG, which produces MSAATINPNEAAHFGALAADWWDPHGSSAMLHKLNPVRLAYIREQIDAHWHVDARERHALAGRSAIDVGCGAGLLAEPLARMGATVTGVDAAPENIAAARDHAAGQGLPITYFAGELAALPPATFDLVTSMEVVEHVTDPAAFIGELAARLAPGGLMILSTPNRTMLSKLLLVEAAERVGAVPRGTHDWDQFLKPEELTKLLEGAGLEVIDRTGLSPSAAKGFKLGGSEALNYLVAARWPG; this is translated from the coding sequence ATGAGCGCCGCGACGATCAATCCGAATGAAGCCGCCCATTTTGGTGCGCTTGCCGCCGACTGGTGGGATCCGCACGGTTCTTCGGCAATGCTGCATAAGCTCAATCCGGTTCGCCTTGCCTATATCCGCGAACAGATTGACGCGCATTGGCACGTCGATGCGCGCGAGCGCCATGCGCTGGCAGGACGGAGCGCGATCGATGTCGGCTGCGGCGCCGGGCTGCTCGCCGAGCCGCTAGCACGGATGGGCGCCACGGTTACCGGCGTCGATGCGGCGCCGGAAAATATTGCCGCCGCCCGCGATCATGCGGCTGGGCAGGGGCTGCCGATCACCTATTTTGCCGGTGAACTGGCCGCGCTGCCGCCCGCGACCTTCGATCTCGTGACCTCGATGGAGGTTGTCGAGCATGTGACCGATCCCGCGGCCTTCATCGGTGAACTGGCGGCGCGGCTTGCGCCCGGTGGGCTGATGATCCTGTCGACCCCGAACCGGACGATGTTGTCGAAGCTGCTCCTCGTCGAGGCGGCCGAGCGTGTCGGCGCGGTGCCGCGCGGCACGCACGATTGGGACCAGTTTCTGAAGCCCGAGGAATTGACGAAATTGCTCGAAGGCGCGGGGCTGGAAGTTATCGACCGTACCGGCCTGTCGCCGTCGGCGGCAAAAGGCTTCAAACTCGGCGGCAGCGAGGCGCTCAACTATCTGGTTGCAGCAAGGTGGCCGGGCTGA
- a CDS encoding aspartate kinase, producing the protein MARIVMKFGGTSMAGTERIRTVAKLVAREVANGNEVAVVVSAMAGETDRLVNFCREANPRYDPAEYDVVVAAGEQITSGLLALTLQAMGTPARSWLGWQLPIRTEEAHARARIADIDTGALAAAMAKGEVAVIPGFQGMMDDGRVSTLGRGGSDTSAVAVAAALKADRCDIYTDVDGVYTTDPRIVARARKLDYVTYEEMLELASVGAKVLQTRSVGLAMKEGVRVQVLSSFVEGDEAPKKGTMIVSDEEIEEHQMERQLITGIAHDKNEAKIIVTRVPDKPGAVANIFGPLAAAGINVDMIIQNVGREKGETDVTFTVPATDLLRSIDLLEAAKEKIGFNRIISDDKVAKISVVGVGMKSHAGVASTMFRALADRGINIQAISTSEIKVSVLIDEDETELAVRVLHTAYGLDAD; encoded by the coding sequence ATGGCGCGGATCGTGATGAAATTCGGGGGCACGTCGATGGCGGGCACCGAGCGGATTCGCACCGTGGCGAAACTCGTCGCGCGCGAAGTCGCCAATGGCAACGAAGTCGCCGTCGTCGTTTCCGCCATGGCGGGCGAGACCGACCGGCTCGTCAATTTCTGCCGCGAAGCCAATCCGCGCTATGACCCCGCCGAATATGACGTCGTCGTCGCGGCGGGCGAACAGATCACTTCGGGCCTGCTGGCGCTGACGCTGCAGGCGATGGGCACGCCCGCGCGCAGCTGGCTCGGTTGGCAGCTCCCGATCCGCACCGAAGAGGCGCATGCCCGCGCGCGCATCGCCGACATCGACACCGGCGCGCTCGCCGCCGCGATGGCAAAGGGCGAAGTCGCCGTGATCCCCGGCTTCCAGGGCATGATGGACGACGGCCGCGTCTCGACGCTTGGCCGCGGCGGTTCGGATACCAGCGCGGTCGCGGTCGCGGCAGCGCTGAAGGCCGATCGCTGCGACATCTATACCGACGTCGACGGCGTCTACACCACCGACCCACGCATCGTCGCGCGTGCGCGCAAGCTCGACTATGTCACCTATGAGGAAATGCTCGAACTCGCGAGTGTCGGCGCCAAGGTGCTCCAGACCCGTTCGGTCGGGCTCGCGATGAAGGAGGGCGTGCGCGTGCAGGTGCTCTCGAGCTTCGTCGAGGGCGACGAGGCTCCGAAAAAAGGCACGATGATCGTCAGCGACGAGGAAATAGAGGAACATCAGATGGAACGGCAGCTGATCACCGGCATCGCCCACGACAAGAATGAAGCGAAGATCATCGTTACCCGCGTGCCCGACAAGCCGGGCGCGGTCGCGAACATCTTCGGCCCGCTCGCCGCGGCCGGGATCAACGTCGACATGATCATCCAGAATGTCGGCCGCGAAAAGGGTGAGACCGACGTGACCTTTACCGTTCCGGCCACCGACCTGCTCCGCTCGATCGACCTGCTGGAAGCCGCGAAGGAAAAGATCGGCTTCAACCGCATCATCAGCGATGACAAGGTCGCAAAGATCAGCGTCGTCGGCGTCGGCATGAAGAGCCACGCAGGCGTCGCGAGCACGATGTTCCGCGCGCTCGCCGATCGCGGCATCAACATCCAGGCGATCTCGACCAGCGAGATCAAGGTCAGCGTGCTGATCGACGAGGATGAAACCGAACTCGCGGTGCGTGTGCTGCACACCGCCTATGGGCTGGACGCCGACTAG